A window from Moritella yayanosii encodes these proteins:
- a CDS encoding TonB-dependent siderophore receptor: MNTQVKFISAVISTILYSQASLAQAVPADSTETMTVVGYQQHYKIDQAHAAMRSDVSLLETPQMVTVIPAEVLEDQLVVTLGDALRNDASVSLGRVTSDRERFSLRGFSLDENTNILKDGHQHFAKYRMPMALIDNVEVLKGPSSLLYGQSAPGGIVNLVTKKPSNESSVKFAVKGDDDGSFRHSIDATGSLNDNKTIRYRAIIEQQNNNSWREYQDGSNLESESLVGSLVTEFDVTDALTIALHYDKLDDVSGQDSGALVDDHGNVIGGDSTIWDMPWTKIDAQSENYGVDVTYQVNSYWQVATGYNNQHNERERWESKPQTGKYDPLDGSYGNKPYNKLEDWQQQSFYFDLIGSVTTGGISHELLVGGNYLAHEYTSLKVKGDKFDGNINDGTIMDQPELDYADGDAKTEDYKYYGIYVQDLVTLNDQWQVLVGVRYDRQDKTDANNNVVLPKFGVIYHPQDNASIYANYSESFEPLGRVLEDGLSGNNGMELDPVKGKMYELGTKWQVMNNKLAINAAIFDITRSNIVLTEDASDGDITTQGGEQHHQGVELSAIGKVSANLSLITSVMYLDANYEKHNKLAGNRPEDVPEWTASIWSKYAFTEQLSVNLGAYYEGERYGDEANEFLKDSYIRIDTGINYQTSVAGNALQLRLNIDNLFDTDYLAGGENGEVNVGEPRTFKFGISYTL; encoded by the coding sequence ATGAACACTCAAGTTAAATTTATATCCGCCGTTATTTCGACAATCCTTTATTCACAAGCGAGCCTCGCACAGGCTGTTCCAGCAGACAGTACAGAAACGATGACTGTGGTTGGCTATCAGCAGCACTATAAAATCGATCAGGCTCATGCCGCGATGCGCTCGGATGTCTCCTTGTTAGAAACGCCACAAATGGTCACTGTGATCCCTGCTGAGGTGTTAGAGGATCAATTAGTTGTCACCTTAGGTGATGCATTAAGAAATGACGCGAGTGTTTCATTAGGTCGAGTTACATCGGATCGAGAACGCTTTAGCTTGCGTGGTTTTAGCTTAGATGAAAATACTAATATCCTGAAAGATGGTCATCAGCATTTTGCTAAATACCGGATGCCGATGGCATTGATTGATAATGTTGAGGTATTAAAAGGACCATCAAGTTTATTATACGGTCAGTCAGCACCCGGCGGCATCGTTAACTTAGTCACGAAAAAGCCATCGAATGAAAGTTCGGTTAAATTTGCGGTTAAAGGCGATGATGATGGTTCATTCCGTCACTCGATTGATGCGACTGGCAGCTTGAATGACAATAAAACCATTCGTTACCGAGCCATTATCGAGCAGCAAAACAATAATAGCTGGCGTGAATACCAAGACGGCAGCAACTTAGAAAGTGAGTCGTTGGTAGGCAGTTTAGTGACTGAGTTTGATGTGACGGATGCGCTGACTATCGCTCTGCATTACGATAAACTGGATGATGTTTCTGGTCAGGACAGTGGCGCTTTAGTTGATGATCATGGCAATGTGATCGGCGGTGACAGCACCATCTGGGACATGCCTTGGACTAAGATCGATGCTCAAAGTGAAAACTACGGTGTTGATGTGACTTATCAAGTGAATTCATATTGGCAAGTTGCGACGGGTTACAACAACCAGCATAACGAACGTGAACGCTGGGAAAGTAAACCGCAAACGGGTAAGTATGATCCCCTTGATGGCAGTTATGGCAACAAACCTTATAACAAGTTAGAAGACTGGCAACAGCAGTCATTCTATTTTGATCTGATAGGCTCGGTGACAACCGGCGGTATTAGTCATGAGTTATTAGTGGGTGGTAACTATCTTGCGCATGAGTATACCTCGCTAAAAGTGAAAGGTGATAAGTTCGATGGCAATATTAACGATGGCACCATTATGGATCAACCGGAATTAGATTATGCTGATGGTGACGCTAAGACTGAAGATTATAAGTACTATGGTATTTATGTTCAGGATCTGGTGACCTTGAATGATCAATGGCAGGTATTAGTGGGCGTGCGTTATGATCGTCAGGATAAAACCGATGCGAATAACAATGTGGTATTACCTAAATTTGGCGTTATTTATCACCCACAAGATAATGCATCAATTTATGCGAACTACAGTGAAAGTTTTGAACCTCTGGGTCGTGTACTTGAGGACGGCCTTAGTGGTAATAATGGTATGGAGTTAGATCCAGTTAAGGGAAAAATGTATGAATTGGGCACTAAGTGGCAAGTTATGAATAATAAGTTAGCGATTAACGCCGCTATCTTTGATATTACTCGCAGTAATATTGTACTAACTGAAGACGCTTCAGATGGTGATATAACAACTCAGGGCGGAGAACAGCATCACCAAGGTGTAGAGCTGAGTGCGATTGGTAAGGTTAGTGCTAATTTGTCTTTGATTACCTCGGTGATGTACCTCGATGCTAACTATGAAAAACATAATAAGTTAGCAGGCAATCGTCCGGAGGATGTGCCGGAATGGACTGCATCAATCTGGAGTAAATATGCATTTACTGAGCAGTTATCGGTTAATTTAGGCGCGTATTATGAAGGCGAACGTTATGGTGATGAGGCTAACGAATTCTTAAAAGACAGTTATATCCGCATTGATACTGGGATTAACTACCAGACTTCAGTGGCTGGTAACGCGCTGCAACTTCGTCTTAATATCGATAACCTGTTTGATACCGACTATCTTGCTGGCGGTGAAAATGGCGAGGTTAATGTGGGTGAGCCAAGAACCTTTAAATTTGGCATTAGCTATACGCTCTAG
- a CDS encoding ABC transporter substrate-binding protein has product MMKLITFVQGALLLSLSLQAVANETMMITDHAGNKVEILTQPKRIASLHVMSTTSILLDVDAPIVGTSTYIKLPGNTPYIRGGEEVFGIKFADTGYFNYGNKGSDIEQIKASKPDLIIGTVKYQKKLFDKLSKIAPTVLIQRYTPNIFDAYRDVATWVGKKDIFEQNYSDYQQKIARFKDKYTDELSGKTFIYAVPSKGQAEIKIRQNSGIITQVLFDLGLTRPQFLQDNFAPDDAGAEISSELIESLDADWFFSTYTSQLGAGPESIDAGFDDVAPGWQFALTAYQNNQFIRLNREQAYTPTFVSADYVLNALEQQILKNRK; this is encoded by the coding sequence ATGATGAAATTAATAACATTTGTGCAGGGCGCGTTGTTGCTGAGCTTATCGCTGCAAGCGGTTGCTAACGAAACCATGATGATAACCGACCATGCGGGTAACAAGGTTGAAATATTAACCCAACCGAAACGTATCGCATCTCTGCATGTGATGTCGACAACGTCTATTTTGTTAGATGTTGATGCCCCGATAGTCGGTACTTCGACTTATATTAAATTACCGGGGAATACGCCTTATATTCGCGGCGGTGAAGAAGTTTTTGGTATTAAATTTGCCGATACGGGTTACTTCAACTACGGCAATAAAGGCAGTGATATTGAACAGATCAAAGCATCGAAACCGGACCTGATTATCGGTACGGTAAAATATCAGAAAAAACTATTTGATAAACTCTCTAAAATTGCCCCGACGGTATTGATCCAACGCTATACGCCGAACATTTTTGATGCTTACCGCGATGTAGCTACCTGGGTGGGTAAAAAAGATATTTTCGAGCAGAATTATAGCGACTACCAACAAAAAATTGCTCGCTTTAAAGATAAATATACCGATGAATTGTCGGGTAAAACATTTATTTATGCGGTACCCAGCAAAGGTCAGGCGGAAATTAAGATCCGCCAAAACTCGGGGATCATTACCCAGGTATTATTTGATTTAGGCTTAACCCGACCACAATTTTTACAAGATAATTTTGCCCCTGACGATGCGGGTGCTGAAATAAGCTCAGAACTGATTGAGTCATTAGATGCAGATTGGTTTTTTAGTACCTACACATCGCAGTTAGGCGCGGGTCCCGAGTCAATCGACGCCGGTTTTGATGATGTTGCCCCCGGTTGGCAGTTTGCCTTAACGGCTTATCAAAACAACCAGTTCATCCGTTTAAACCGTGAACAAGCGTATACGCCTACTTTTGTTTCTGCAGATTATGTATTAAATGCATTAGAACAACAGATTTTGAAAAATAGAAAATAG
- a CDS encoding FecCD family ABC transporter permease, which translates to MNIFDDQNMIISPSKGISLPIYKRTVWVLCALMLVLSLSFVYSLKLGSVSVSWADVYAVIGFDVALNDATSTIYELRLPRIMGAIAAGALMALSGYLLQTAARNALADPGVLGLSDGAALSVIVLYVVFSQVSLTASILASFFGVFVTALLVLWFVHKNLNGTFIVLVGIAVGAVVSAFSDILLSSVTIEDMAFLMAFLSGSFLSLDLASASFLSIWMTVIIGVFLLLSRYINPLNFGYQHAMSLGVDAKKYYIFIIILAVFAMAPVIALVGSIGFIGLIATFLAKNIIGYRGTELGIVSMLLGALMTLWADTLGRTLFAPIMINAGVFIALIGALFFIIMTRYIVRQ; encoded by the coding sequence ATGAATATATTTGACGATCAAAATATGATCATAAGTCCCTCGAAAGGGATCAGCTTACCGATTTATAAACGCACTGTCTGGGTGCTCTGCGCATTAATGCTAGTGCTGAGTCTGAGTTTTGTTTACAGTCTTAAATTAGGCTCGGTCAGTGTGTCGTGGGCAGATGTGTACGCGGTTATCGGCTTTGATGTCGCGCTTAATGACGCTACGTCTACTATCTATGAACTAAGATTACCCCGTATTATGGGGGCTATTGCTGCGGGCGCCTTGATGGCGTTATCGGGTTACTTATTACAGACTGCCGCGCGTAATGCGTTGGCCGATCCTGGCGTATTAGGACTTTCTGATGGTGCGGCGCTGTCAGTCATTGTGCTGTATGTGGTGTTCTCACAGGTTTCCTTAACGGCGAGTATTCTTGCTAGCTTCTTTGGGGTATTCGTTACCGCGTTGCTGGTGCTCTGGTTTGTCCATAAAAACCTCAACGGTACCTTTATCGTATTAGTCGGTATTGCCGTGGGTGCGGTTGTGTCTGCGTTCAGCGATATCCTGTTGTCGTCGGTCACTATCGAAGATATGGCTTTTCTTATGGCATTTTTATCTGGTAGTTTTTTATCTCTGGATCTTGCCAGTGCCAGCTTTTTAAGCATTTGGATGACGGTGATCATCGGGGTGTTTTTGTTGTTAAGCCGTTATATTAATCCGCTCAATTTTGGTTATCAGCACGCCATGTCATTAGGCGTCGATGCCAAAAAATATTACATATTTATTATTATATTAGCGGTCTTTGCGATGGCGCCTGTGATTGCCTTGGTTGGTTCTATCGGATTTATTGGATTGATCGCTACATTTTTAGCTAAAAATATTATTGGCTATCGCGGTACGGAATTAGGCATTGTCAGCATGCTGTTAGGGGCATTAATGACGCTTTGGGCTGATACCCTTGGACGGACACTCTTTGCGCCGATTATGATTAATGCTGGGGTATTTATTGCGTTAATCGGCGCATTATTTTTTATTATCATGACGCGTTACATTGTTAGGCAGTAG
- a CDS encoding FecCD family ABC transporter permease translates to MFQRISLPSTLSRSLFRILPSYRFFGAVFLLTLMLLLVALTHISIGARPIAWEDIFQAIFAFDSQQFVHHIVIKQRLPRLVVAMACGAMLGLAGFSAQKMFQNPLVSSSTLGVSSGAVFFSLCAIYFFNVSENDIFIPAFLGAAVAGLFTLSMTEMMNRSSISKNLHIVLAGSLVSMLFSSLSSFLMQLDPLRFANVQDWLLGDISPADFTDLSRIYPLALLAIGVLLSQGRSLDVMIMGEKQARSAGVNVTRTRNITLLCIFLLASLVVSIVGPIGFIGLVVPHISKLFVSEVGNKGAWLSMLIGGLLLSLSDLLARIIIAPKVLIVGGVSASIGSICFLCLLYFMVRDKRMS, encoded by the coding sequence ATGTTCCAACGCATCTCATTGCCTAGCACTTTATCGCGTTCTTTATTTAGAATATTACCCAGCTATCGTTTTTTCGGCGCGGTATTTTTATTGACGCTGATGCTGTTACTGGTGGCGTTAACTCACATCAGTATTGGTGCGCGCCCGATAGCTTGGGAAGATATTTTTCAAGCCATTTTCGCTTTTGACAGCCAGCAGTTTGTTCACCACATCGTGATCAAACAAAGATTACCGCGTTTGGTTGTTGCCATGGCCTGTGGGGCAATGTTAGGTCTGGCTGGTTTTAGCGCCCAGAAAATGTTTCAGAATCCGCTGGTATCGTCTTCCACACTCGGGGTCAGTAGTGGGGCGGTATTCTTCAGTTTGTGTGCCATCTATTTTTTTAATGTATCTGAGAATGATATTTTTATTCCGGCGTTTCTCGGTGCCGCGGTTGCCGGACTCTTTACGCTGTCGATGACGGAAATGATGAACCGCTCGAGTATTTCCAAGAACTTGCATATTGTGCTGGCTGGCAGTCTGGTGTCTATGTTGTTCTCCTCGCTAAGCAGTTTTTTGATGCAGCTCGATCCACTGCGTTTTGCCAATGTTCAAGACTGGTTACTGGGGGATATTAGTCCCGCTGATTTCACCGATTTAAGTCGGATTTATCCTCTGGCATTGCTGGCGATCGGGGTGCTGTTAAGCCAAGGACGCTCGTTGGACGTGATGATCATGGGGGAGAAACAGGCGCGCAGTGCCGGGGTTAATGTCACCCGAACCCGTAATATCACCTTGCTGTGTATTTTTTTACTGGCCTCGTTGGTTGTTTCGATTGTCGGTCCTATCGGTTTTATTGGCTTGGTCGTACCGCATATCAGTAAGCTTTTTGTCAGCGAGGTGGGTAATAAAGGGGCCTGGTTATCGATGCTTATCGGTGGTTTATTATTGAGTCTGTCAGACTTACTCGCTCGTATCATTATTGCGCCCAAGGTATTGATCGTCGGTGGTGTCAGTGCATCTATTGGCAGTATCTGTTTTTTATGTTTACTGTATTTTATGGTCCGGGATAAACGTATGTCATGA
- a CDS encoding ABC transporter ATP-binding protein has product MTLKIDNVSFAYQADHKILDAISLTFEPGKFYVIIGQNGCGKSTLFNLIMRHLPLSSGLISINGKDLQQLSFKEQAQRVSVLSQSMPLPEFMTVADMVMQGRFCYQGFFSRFSAEDRTIAEQAMQKMQLTELANKRLSTLSGGQQQRARMAMLLTQQTDIVLLDEPTTHLDLKHQYMLLDLGRELAQQGKIVVAILHDMTQAALYADHVIVLAEQKIYAQGAAQSVITDTMMQHVFHVNTSRVGNEKVGIHVPTHLIA; this is encoded by the coding sequence ATGACTCTCAAAATCGATAACGTCAGTTTTGCCTACCAAGCTGATCATAAAATATTAGATGCCATTTCTCTGACTTTTGAACCGGGGAAATTCTATGTGATCATCGGTCAAAATGGTTGCGGTAAAAGTACCCTGTTCAATTTGATCATGCGTCATTTACCCTTGTCATCAGGGCTGATCAGCATTAATGGCAAAGACCTACAGCAACTTTCCTTTAAAGAGCAAGCACAGCGTGTTTCAGTATTATCGCAGTCCATGCCATTGCCTGAGTTTATGACCGTCGCGGATATGGTGATGCAAGGGCGTTTTTGCTACCAAGGCTTTTTTTCTCGATTTAGTGCCGAAGACCGAACGATAGCCGAGCAAGCAATGCAAAAAATGCAGCTTACCGAACTGGCAAATAAACGCTTGTCGACACTGTCCGGAGGTCAACAACAACGTGCCAGAATGGCAATGTTACTCACCCAACAAACGGACATCGTATTGTTGGATGAACCGACTACACATTTAGATTTAAAGCATCAATATATGCTGTTAGATCTAGGTCGAGAGTTGGCTCAGCAAGGTAAAATTGTGGTTGCTATCTTACATGATATGACTCAAGCGGCGTTATACGCGGATCACGTGATCGTGCTTGCCGAGCAAAAGATATATGCACAAGGTGCAGCACAATCGGTGATCACCGATACCATGATGCAACATGTTTTTCATGTAAACACGTCACGTGTTGGTAACGAAAAGGTCGGTATTCATGTTCCAACGCATCTCATTGCCTAG
- a CDS encoding rhodanese-like domain-containing protein, which yields MAHSQRFLDLCNEARKVVKECSCDDVKQWQDEGKQFVLVDVREESEWAASRISGAEYMGRGIIERDLEGKYPALDTCIVLYCGGGYRSALSAEFIQRMGYTDVISMDGGFREWKMKSYPISK from the coding sequence ATGGCTCATAGTCAGCGATTTTTAGATTTATGTAATGAAGCACGCAAAGTGGTTAAAGAATGCAGCTGTGATGATGTAAAGCAGTGGCAAGATGAAGGTAAACAATTTGTACTGGTAGATGTGCGTGAAGAAAGCGAATGGGCTGCAAGCCGTATTAGCGGTGCTGAGTACATGGGCCGTGGCATTATTGAGCGTGATCTAGAAGGCAAATATCCAGCACTTGATACCTGTATCGTACTGTATTGTGGTGGTGGTTATCGTTCAGCATTATCTGCTGAATTTATCCAGCGTATGGGTTATACCGATGTTATCTCTATGGATGGCGGTTTCCGTGAATGGAAAATGAAAAGCTATCCGATTAGTAAATAG
- the secF gene encoding protein translocase subunit SecF: MFEIIKTKRTIHFMKMTKSAFILSALLVILSISSIAIKGINWGLDFTGGTVIEVGYDKPADLEVIRPLLSAEGFDDAVIQHFGSSRDVLIRLAPREGLDNEHLGSQIITALQGYDKSVEMRRIEFVGPNVGDELAEQGGLALLAALICILLYVGVRFEWRLASGAVLALAHDVIITLGIFSALQIEFDLTILAALLTVIGYSLNDTIVVFDRIRENFRRMRIDDSVEIVDVSLTQTLSRTLITSGTTLMVLVSLFLKGGALLHGFALALLIGVVVGTYSSIYVASALALRLGVCRETMLPPVVEKEGADQDPMM, from the coding sequence ATGTTTGAAATTATTAAAACCAAACGCACGATCCACTTTATGAAGATGACGAAATCCGCGTTTATTTTATCCGCGCTGTTAGTTATTTTATCGATATCTTCTATTGCGATCAAAGGCATCAATTGGGGTCTTGATTTCACTGGTGGTACGGTGATTGAAGTGGGTTATGATAAACCTGCTGATCTTGAAGTGATTCGTCCGTTGTTATCCGCGGAAGGGTTTGATGATGCGGTGATCCAACATTTCGGCTCTAGCCGTGATGTATTGATCCGCCTTGCACCACGTGAAGGTTTGGACAATGAGCATCTTGGTAGCCAAATTATTACCGCATTACAGGGCTATGATAAGAGTGTAGAAATGCGCCGTATCGAATTTGTTGGTCCAAATGTAGGTGATGAATTAGCTGAACAAGGTGGCCTCGCGCTGCTTGCTGCATTAATTTGTATCTTGCTTTATGTTGGTGTACGTTTTGAATGGCGTTTAGCATCGGGTGCGGTATTGGCACTGGCGCATGACGTTATCATCACGTTAGGTATTTTTTCGGCATTACAGATTGAATTCGACTTAACTATTTTAGCGGCGTTATTGACCGTTATTGGTTATTCATTGAATGATACTATCGTGGTATTTGACCGTATCCGTGAGAACTTCCGCCGTATGCGTATTGATGATTCAGTGGAAATCGTGGACGTATCATTAACGCAGACATTATCACGTACGTTAATCACCTCTGGTACAACATTAATGGTTTTAGTATCATTATTCCTGAAAGGTGGCGCACTGCTCCATGGTTTTGCATTGGCACTATTAATCGGTGTTGTGGTTGGTACCTATTCTTCGATTTACGTAGCGAGTGCATTAGCACTGCGATTAGGCGTATGTCGTGAAACGATGTTACCACCCGTGGTCGAAAAAGAAGGCGCAGACCAAGATCCAATGATGTAA
- the secD gene encoding protein translocase subunit SecD yields MLNKYPLWKYLMVIATIAICLLYATPNLYGEDPAVQVSAARGAVIEVATLDKVKAELDKQDISYKSVSLENNQVLVRLTDSEQQLLASEILKEQLGQKFIVALNLAPATPDWLQSIGAGPLKLGLDLRGGVHFLLEVDMQEALVKAQDQMLQDFRTDLREEKLRYTAIRKNSNGVTARFRDAETRDAAIKLIETKYQDLLLTDSENNGQFSLTAKMTEDKLAEIKEYALQQNITIIRNRVNQLGVAEPLVQRQGADRIVVELPGVQDTAGAKEILGATATLEFRLVDNKADPYSSRVPAGSQKYITRDGRPVVLKKQVILTGNHITGATSSLDEFGRAQVNIDLDSQGGSKMSRATKKAIGTSMATVFIEYKPTGEKTADGKSKLKKIEEVINVATIQAQLGRSFRITGLDSSSEAKNLALLLRAGALVAPVQIVEERTIGPSLGKQNIENGLAAMIYGMIAIVIFMAVYYRKFGLVANVALSANIIMIIGIMSMIPGATMTLPGIAGIVLTIGMAVDANVLIFERIREELREGCSVQQAIHRGYENALSTIADANITTLLTAIILFAVGTGAIKGFAITLAIGIAASMFTSIIGTRAIVNFLWGNKKIDKLSI; encoded by the coding sequence GTGTTAAACAAATATCCTCTGTGGAAGTATCTAATGGTGATCGCTACGATCGCCATTTGTTTACTCTATGCCACACCGAATCTATACGGGGAAGACCCCGCTGTTCAAGTCTCTGCTGCACGTGGTGCTGTTATTGAAGTAGCAACTCTCGATAAAGTGAAAGCAGAACTCGATAAACAAGATATCAGCTATAAAAGTGTTTCATTAGAGAATAATCAAGTATTGGTTCGTTTAACCGACAGTGAACAACAGTTACTTGCTAGTGAAATCTTAAAAGAGCAACTTGGTCAGAAATTCATTGTTGCTTTAAACCTTGCCCCTGCCACACCAGACTGGCTACAAAGTATTGGTGCTGGACCATTAAAACTCGGTCTTGATTTACGTGGTGGTGTTCACTTCTTATTAGAAGTTGATATGCAAGAAGCGTTAGTGAAAGCACAAGATCAAATGTTGCAAGATTTCCGTACCGATTTACGGGAAGAAAAACTACGTTATACCGCAATACGTAAAAACAGTAATGGTGTTACCGCGCGTTTTCGTGATGCTGAAACACGTGATGCAGCAATCAAACTTATTGAAACTAAATATCAGGACCTACTGTTAACCGACAGTGAAAATAATGGTCAATTTAGTCTCACGGCAAAAATGACAGAAGACAAACTTGCCGAAATCAAAGAATATGCCCTGCAACAAAATATCACTATTATCCGTAACCGTGTAAACCAATTAGGTGTTGCTGAGCCGTTAGTACAGCGTCAAGGTGCTGATCGCATTGTGGTTGAATTACCGGGTGTTCAGGATACCGCTGGAGCCAAAGAAATTTTAGGCGCAACGGCCACGTTAGAATTCCGTTTAGTTGATAATAAAGCGGACCCTTATAGCAGCCGAGTGCCTGCTGGTAGCCAAAAATATATCACGCGTGACGGTCGTCCTGTGGTATTGAAGAAACAAGTTATCTTAACGGGTAATCACATCACCGGTGCCACATCGAGCTTAGATGAGTTTGGTCGTGCACAGGTTAATATCGATCTTGATTCGCAAGGTGGCAGTAAAATGTCTCGTGCGACGAAAAAAGCAATCGGTACATCAATGGCGACAGTATTCATTGAATACAAACCAACGGGTGAAAAAACGGCTGATGGAAAATCGAAACTGAAAAAAATTGAAGAAGTCATTAACGTGGCGACAATTCAAGCGCAGTTAGGGCGTAGTTTCCGTATTACTGGCTTAGACAGTAGCAGCGAAGCGAAAAATCTGGCGTTATTATTGCGTGCAGGTGCGTTAGTGGCGCCCGTTCAAATCGTTGAAGAACGTACCATTGGTCCTAGCCTAGGTAAGCAAAATATTGAAAACGGCTTAGCTGCGATGATTTATGGCATGATTGCTATTGTTATCTTCATGGCAGTCTACTATCGTAAATTTGGTCTGGTTGCCAATGTGGCGTTATCTGCCAACATCATCATGATCATTGGTATCATGTCGATGATTCCTGGTGCGACAATGACGTTACCTGGTATTGCCGGTATCGTATTAACAATCGGTATGGCGGTTGATGCCAACGTTCTGATATTTGAACGTATTCGTGAAGAGCTAAGAGAAGGCTGTAGCGTGCAACAAGCGATTCATCGTGGTTATGAGAATGCGTTATCAACCATTGCTGATGCCAATATTACCACGTTATTAACAGCGATCATTTTGTTTGCGGTTGGTACTGGTGCGATCAAAGGTTTCGCTATTACGCTAGCAATTGGTATTGCTGCTTCTATGTTTACTTCCATCATAGGGACACGTGCGATCGTGAATTTCCTTTGGGGTAATAAAAAGATCGATAAACTTTCAATCTAG
- the yajC gene encoding preprotein translocase subunit YajC, with translation MSLFIANAVAAEGVLGPAGGGYEMLIMLGIFGVIFYFMIYRPQAKRQKEQKNLMSSLSKGEEVLTVGGIVGKITKISDGNDYVVISITDATKVTIKRDYIVAVLPKGSMQSL, from the coding sequence ATGAGTTTGTTCATTGCAAATGCAGTTGCTGCTGAAGGTGTTCTAGGTCCAGCTGGTGGTGGTTATGAAATGTTGATCATGTTAGGTATTTTCGGTGTGATCTTTTACTTCATGATCTATCGCCCACAAGCGAAACGTCAAAAAGAACAGAAGAACCTAATGTCATCGTTGTCAAAAGGTGAAGAGGTACTTACTGTTGGTGGCATCGTAGGTAAAATAACCAAGATTTCTGACGGTAATGATTACGTGGTGATCAGCATTACTGATGCAACTAAAGTTACTATTAAGCGTGATTACATTGTCGCAGTATTACCAAAAGGTAGCATGCAGTCGCTTTAA
- the tgt gene encoding tRNA guanosine(34) transglycosylase Tgt: MKLKYELDKTNGNARRGRLIFERGVVETPAFMPVGTYGTVKGMTPEEVDATGADILLGNTFHLWLRPGQEVMKLHGGLHNFMNWQGPILTDSGGFQVFSLGKTRKITEAGVHFRHPVNGSKIFLDPETSMEIQDDLGSDVVMIFDECTPYPATESEAEKSMRMSLRWAQRSRDHFDKLENKNNLFGIIQGGVYEHLRDISVKGLLDIGFDGYAIGGLAVGEPKEDMHRILEHTCPQIPEDKPRYLMGVGKPEDLIEGVRRGVDMFDCVMPTRNARNGHLFTSEGVIKIRNAKHKTDTGTLDPECDCYTCKNYSRSYLNHLDKCNEILGARLNTMHNLRYYQNLMQGIRDAIDSDTFEQFVTDFYTKQGREVPPLAKSDA; the protein is encoded by the coding sequence ATGAAGTTAAAATACGAATTAGATAAAACCAATGGTAACGCGCGTCGTGGTCGTTTAATCTTTGAACGTGGTGTAGTTGAAACGCCAGCATTCATGCCAGTAGGTACTTACGGTACGGTAAAAGGCATGACACCTGAAGAAGTTGATGCAACCGGCGCTGATATCCTATTAGGTAATACTTTTCACCTATGGCTGCGTCCTGGTCAAGAGGTAATGAAACTACACGGTGGTTTACACAACTTCATGAACTGGCAGGGTCCTATCCTGACTGATTCAGGTGGTTTTCAAGTATTCAGTCTAGGTAAAACGCGTAAAATTACCGAAGCAGGTGTGCATTTTCGTCATCCTGTAAATGGTAGCAAGATCTTCTTAGATCCAGAAACCTCAATGGAAATCCAAGATGACTTGGGTTCTGACGTAGTGATGATTTTTGATGAATGTACGCCATATCCAGCGACAGAATCAGAAGCTGAGAAATCAATGCGTATGTCATTACGTTGGGCACAACGCTCACGTGATCACTTTGATAAATTAGAAAACAAAAACAACTTGTTTGGTATTATTCAAGGTGGTGTTTACGAGCACTTACGTGATATTTCGGTAAAAGGCTTATTAGACATTGGCTTTGACGGTTATGCGATTGGTGGCCTAGCAGTAGGTGAACCAAAAGAAGACATGCACCGTATTCTTGAGCACACTTGCCCACAAATACCTGAAGATAAACCACGCTATTTAATGGGCGTTGGTAAACCTGAAGATTTGATTGAAGGTGTGCGTCGCGGTGTGGATATGTTTGACTGTGTAATGCCAACGCGTAATGCCCGTAATGGTCATTTGTTCACAAGTGAAGGCGTTATTAAGATCCGTAATGCCAAGCATAAAACCGATACCGGTACACTTGATCCTGAATGTGATTGCTACACATGTAAGAACTACTCGCGTTCATACCTGAACCATTTAGACAAATGTAACGAGATCTTAGGTGCGCGTTTAAATACAATGCATAACTTACGTTACTACCAAAACCTGATGCAAGGTATCCGTGACGCGATTGATTCTGATACGTTTGAACAGTTTGTTACAGATTTCTATACTAAACAAGGCCGTGAAGTGCCACCTTTAGCGAAGTCTGACGCTTAA